In the genome of Cryptomeria japonica chromosome 8, Sugi_1.0, whole genome shotgun sequence, one region contains:
- the LOC131079435 gene encoding LOB domain-containing protein 4: protein MRETGSKSSSMSPCAACKLLRRRCAKDCVFAPYFPSDEPQKFANVHKVFGASNVNKMLQDLPLEQRGDAVSSMVYEANARVRDPIYGCVGAISSLQQQVAILKSQLAVAQAEIVQLRVCQNNLSHLVMNGMILNGSATATPTTTTITTGTASSSPDNISHSG from the exons atgAGAGAAACAGGTAGCAAATCCAGTAGCATGTCACCATGTGCAGCTTGTAAGCTTCTCAGAAGAAGGTGTGCTAAAGACTGTGTCTTTGCACCATATTTCCCCTCTGATGAGCCCCAAAAGTTTGCCAATGTTCACAAGGTTTTTGGAGCTAGCAACGTCAACAAAATGCTTCAG GATCTTCCACTGGAGCAGAGAGGGGATGCAGTGAGCAGCATGGTGTATGAAGCAAACGCCAGAGTGAGAGATCCCATCTATGGGTGTGTGGGGGCCATCTCATCTCTTCAACAACAAGTAGCAATCTTGAAATCCCAGTTGGCTGTTGCTCAGGCAGAGATTGTTCAGCTGAGAGTTTGCCAGAACAACCTTTCTCATCTGGTGATGAATGGGATGATACTGAATGGAAGTGCCACTGCTACTCCCActaccaccaccatcaccactggAACTGCTTCTTCTTCTCCAGATAATATCAGTCACAGCGGCTGA